Part of the Hirundo rustica isolate bHirRus1 chromosome 3, bHirRus1.pri.v3, whole genome shotgun sequence genome, TCACAAACTCCATTGGGAAACTCCTTCAGGCTGAGCCTAAATCACCTATGTCCCCaggcatggaaaagaaaaacacaaataaatgaGTCCCACCTCCAACAGGGCAGGAAGAACAAAGACAGGACAGCACAGATGCAAACAGCTGTGGGAAAACTCCCCCAAGTTCCCACATTCCAGTCCTGCTCTCCTACAAGATTCAAAAAGAAGCACGGTTTTCATCTAAAACTCACAGGATCAAATGTCTGTAAATATTCCATGCAGCATCCATGCAGGTCCCAGGATGTGTACTGGACAGTAGAAGTGTTTGAccagggggcaggggcagcagcaaagaCACAGACACCAGCTTCAGGAATCCAGCCTCATCCACCagagctcaaagcagcaaagaactcAAACAACAAAGCCCTGCAATGCCCCTCACCATTGCTACCAAAGACAGCGGCCTTGCAGGGACTGAGACACAGCACCAGGGACCCTGAGACTTCACCATcctccacagccacagcctgcaAGCTGGGAAacccctgtcccagccaagcactggacAGCCTCTTCCCACAACCGGGAATTCCCACGGGTGCATCCACCCGCAGGCAAAGAGGCTTCcgactgtgctgggacagggcccagctTGGACAATTGGGTGCCAGCAACAGGCTGACACAACGTCCAGTGCGGCAACAGCCGGGCTCGGCTTCCTCGTGGATTGggcccaaagcctggccagggcttcaGGAGCAATCCAGGAGTTCCCTTGGACCGTGGACTCCCCAGCAAGACCATAGGTCTGATTTCATGGTCTTGTCCAGCTTCTCAGGTACAGAAAGGACAATACTTTTCCGACTCcatttgctgcttctccctctctgtCAGGGTCCCAAcaagctctgcctctgctcttgTCCTACCCTTACAAGTCACCTCaagagaaggggggaaaaaaaaaaaaaaggacaattatTACTACTCACTCTGGCCACAGACTTTACATTCACTAATGGGTTCAGCCttctggaaagagaagcaaagctcAGCCTCCTGGGGCTGATCTGTCCATTCCCTGGTCTGCTCTCACAAACCCTTCAACCACTCTGCCAAAGCCGCAGAGCTACAGGAGAGCAGTCCTTAGCCACAGTCGCTTCTCCTAACACGCATTTCCCATTACATATCCTGAGCAATCCAAGCGCTGATTTCACACTTCCATAAGTGAGACCCAAGATCCCACGCACACAAGCACACCAAATTCCCACTGTGTGCCAAGAACCTACAGGGCACTTTGGATGTATCCTTAAGTACaaagcacaagaagaaaaacccaatcttgctctgtgaaaacaaacagtGAAAACGGCAGGAAATTCTTCCATGGAACAGAAGACACATACCTTTAACCCAGGCAGGTAATGAACTGCAGGAGGGGACCACCTGGCAGAAGAACGCTGACCAgccaaacacagagcacagaaccaGGGGCTGCCTGAGGGCCTTCAGGCAAGCATGCTGGATTGAAggtaaagcagcaggaggaatgaaCTCTGCACAAATACTTGGTGAGAAATTCCAAGGCAGAGCTACAATTGAACAGGAAAATTACAAGAAAGACAATAGCACAGAAACACTGGCTTAAACCAGACTATGACCTGACATGCTGTTGCTCAGggtgctgcttttctctctcattcaCCCCACTGTGTGACCACATCACAGTGCTGAGTCACTCTTCACTGCAAGCTTTTCAGTCAATAACTTCCATCCCTCAGGAGGAGCCTGAATTAACAGAAACACTCCAATGCTCCCTGCCCTAAGCAGGGATACAGCAACACCACctggaaagggaacaaaacttCACAGCTCCCGCCCCAAACACAAACCCTGGCCAGAACCACAGACACAGCAAAAATGTACAGGTTAGAGGAATGAGGGCAGGAAAGGCTCTGTCTCCCCTTCCTTGCCCAACAGGCTCCAATTCCACACTGCAAGTAGGAGTCAGGGCTTTCACTGGAGAAGCCTGAAGAGCCGACATAATTCTGGTCTAGAAAGGAGCTTCCCAAAGCAATTACCTGccccagcagaaagcaaaacccTCTGCACTCTACCAGAGCCACAGGAAACCCAAACCAAGGGTAGAAGCTGATGCAGAAGATACAAAAAGCACCACTTCAGCCCTATAATGACCAGGAAAAAGCCAAGCTGCAGCAACTCTTGCCTCCTGGGGGAGGCAACAGCCCCCCAGCATGAAACACAGCTTCAGCTGGGGCCACCCAACATCGGCCCTGCACCACACCACACGCCCAAACATATTGACTCCAACACAGTTCAAACAACTGAGTTAAACCACGCGCTTACCTCGTTAAACAGCACAAGGGAGGGGAAGGCCATCACACACCAAAGGCACAGCCACAAACACCAACCCCCACCAGCCCTTAGAAACGCCCCCCCCAGCTCATGATTGGCCGATGCACAGAGGCACTCGCAGCGCTGATTGGGCCGTGCGCCCAgggccccccgccccgccccccaCAGGTGCACGGCGTCCCcgccccagagctcctggagcctcAGGTGGAGCTGCAGGACTGCCCGACCGCCAGCAGGGGGCGGTGCCGGAACCCTGGGACAGCCCCAACACACCTGCAGGCGAAAACCTGTTTCTGCCACTCTTAACAAATCAACTGGAGCCACTGCTTCAACTCCATGATAACTATTTAAACATTGTTTCAAGAATCCCAGGGGACTCCGAGCTTGGAACTCCCAGCAACTGCTCAGCTTGGCTACTTCAAAGATTTCCCCACCCAGGAAACAGAgcgctcccagcccctcacaaCGCATCTGCTACAAAGCCGATCAAACCTTGCACACACAGATGACACGAGGCTGCTGCGAGTCCTTTatgggtggcagcagcagctcctggggacgTGAACAGCACCCCCCACTCCCAGCTGGCTCAGGGTGTGAGCAGGGGGGTGAGTGGGGACGGCGGGCagtggcagggaggggaagggacgGGTGCCCGGCACAGCACAGGGACCACTCCTGGGACGCTGGGCGCTGTGGGACCTTGTCCGATCCAGGCATCCCCGCCGCTGCCTGTCAGTGCAGGCCCGGCTCCCGCCTGCCTGCGGCGCCACTGagcccccatcccatccccccCACCTCAAAATGCTGTGGAAATTCGAGCCTAGGCTGCATCATGGTCAGGATAGCACGCAGGCAGTCAGCTAGATGAAACTCGGGGTCCTTGactttttcctgccctttctgcCGCTATCTTTGGAAGGTCAGGCATGTCGTGCACAACCGCCCTCTTGGGAGTGGCATCATGTGACTTCCCCCCTTACCCATCTCCATCTTTATTAAGGGTGAAGTCATTTCCACTGAGGgggccatttttttttctggcacccCTAAGGCCCCCATAGGCTCCTATCAGATCCGCCTCACTAAAATCGACTCCCTGAACGTGCCCAAGGCAAGTCTGAGCCCACAGCCCGTGTTCGCACACCTGGAAGTGCAACAGAAAATTGCGTCAGGATAGCCCGCAGGCAGTTGACTAGACGAACTTTGGCGTCCTCGATTTTTCCCGCCCTTTTTGCCGCCATCTTCAGAAGGTCAGGTACTCTGTAGCTGCTGCCATCCTGAGAGTGGCACAAAACCACTAAGGCCCCCCTGGCTCGTCGTTTAGATGCCTGACTAAATCGACTGCCGAAACTTTCCCTCAACACcgctgagcccccagcccgtGCCCACGTGCCTTGAAACATCCCGGAAAATCACGCCCCGGGTGGCATTGTGGTCGCGGTTGTGAGTAGGCAGCTGGCTAGACGCACCCGGGGTCCATGCCTTTTTCCCGCCTTTTTTGCCGCCATCTTTGGAAGGTCAAGTGGCATCACTGCACCGCGCTCACAGTCCGGGCCTCCAACATGCGGTGGTTACAGGCACAGGGGGAGCTGCCATACCTCTCTGTGCCCACAGGGCGGCAGCAGTGCCCCCGAGCTCACAGTCCGGGCCTCCAACGTGCAGTGGGGACGGGAACGGGGGGGGCTGCAGTACCTCTCTGTGTCCACAGGGTGGCAGCATTGCCCCAAGCGCACAGCCCGGGCTCGGGGACAGGCCGAGAATGGAGGCAAAAAAGAACGTGCCCAAAAATCCTGCCAAAGAAATGCCCAAAAGACCCCCAAGCGCAACTACCAGAACCCTGCCACTCAccaaattcaaaccaaaaaggctttgattgtaGGCAATATAGCAAATTTTTAGTATTCATTATATTTATCATTagcatttctgttttatatccGTATCTATGTAGATTAGATATATTATACTACACATAGCATGTCATAATATAGATTGTATTTACTTATATTGCGGatattattttatgtattttacatttcactttttaatagttagactttcctttttttgtattgatttttaaaaatttgtgttggtttatatttaaaatgatattttaaactATACTAATTTATTACCTTACACATCAGAACAACAATTAATTAGAATTATATTAGCCTGGTTTTCTAAAGGGTAAACatttcattctcattaaaataacattggcatcttttctcttcctgtgttttttttcaAGGGGGGTTgttggtggggggttttgttttggtttttttgcttactttggtttggatttctttgttactaaacaatgaggtttggagagttacagaataaaaaaaatctactttcttTTATTCCTACCTCTGAAATACACCCTGACATCAAGTTACTGCTGCTAATACTCTGCATGGGTAGAATGAGAGCTGTTAGggggtaaaaaggaaaaaaacggCACCGTGGCGTTCACAGCTTTCTCCGTTCGGGTTCTACAAtggagcagaaaatacagaggttTTGCTCTCGCTCCCGATTCTATCCAGACCTTCAGTGGCCACGGATGtcattttccaacttctttgttGCCAACAGCCAGTCTGCCACATACTCGGAGTAAGAAAGggtaagggaaaagaaaaaaaaaaaagaaaaaaagaaaacatgaaaaaaagccccacaccattttaaaataaaagtaataaaaaagtaaaaaataaaagaaaaataaataaaattatataatttaaaaaataacatgaaaataaaaattaatattttaaaaattaaaagtaattaaaaaggaaagaaaatataacaaaaacaaaactaaagttaataaataaataaaattaaaatataaagatagaagaaattaaatagaaaaccattttaaaaattcaaaacaaaaattccaagaaaaaataaaactcaagaaaataaaatagactgggaaaaacaacaaaaatgcagctctcctctcctgccattGCCTAACACAGCTCCAGCAGTATCCTGCAAttcacagggatggggaaaacaaacccagtgccTCCCAGACAAGAAGGTTTTTAGACAATTCCCAGTTTTGCTTGGAAACCAATTCTATTTGAGCGGGAACCTCACTTTGGATGAACATCCAACTGTACCAAGGCAGGAAAGAACCTGCCCCTTGTGTCCAAGCAACAGCAATTAGGCCAGGATTTAAGTATTCGTGGGATTGGTGTCATTCAAAATGCAGTAAATTGAACTTTACAGAGAGATaagaggtaagaaacactgcctcacCTGGTTTGAATGGCTGGgtcattatcagaaggcatcagtctccctctcccctggaacagtaagagaaggataaaacatgtCCCAAAAACTGCTTTCCacagatgaaatagaacacACATATTTACCAAGCTAAAAGAGAGTTTGAATGATCAAAAGATTTTCTGCTtgcattctaatttttttatcatagaatagttaaggttggaaaagacctttgagatcatgaagtccaactgttaacccagcactgacCAGTCCACCACTAAGCCATGTCCCCAAGAAACACATCCCATGTcctaaatccctccagggatggggactcctcCACTTCTACAGAACACTCCAGAAAAGACTGACCTTCACTATAAGCTACATACCCCATCAAATACAGTACTCTCAGATTACAGCAGGTGGCTAAAGAGTGGCTTCAGCCATTTCCAAAGATTACTCCTTGACTGAGCAAGTGGGGGAAACAGCAGTTTAAGAAAAAGCAACTACTTAAATCATTCCTCTTGCTGCTACATTGTCAGGCCTGAACCAACGGACTGAGCAAATCATCTGGAAGGCATGCCAAGTCCTGCCtcaatatttggaaaaaaacacctgtTAAGGGAGAACAAAATCCTTTGATTACCCAACTAAAATGAATGgtttaacaaaaagaaacataGATGATCTGAATTTATCAATAATGATGAAGAACACACAGATCTCTTTTTAAGCTCTGTGTTAAACCATAACACACGTGTTTGACTACAAATCTAGTTATACCATCTAATTTCATCTGCATCCTGACTCTTAACCTTTTTTAAGTACAACATAAATATGACAATAAAAAGCCTCAAAGCATCTTTCAAATGTCAGAACAAAAACTGCCACAGCCTACAAGAACATGCAGATGGTGAAGTGATTTATGCTGAGCACTTGTACACGGATTTCCAAATGAATGCAACGCTCTTACACATTTGCAAATGTAAAATGGCcatgaaacacacacacacaagtatatttttccatttcttggtTTCTCCCAGATTGcctattttccaaattttagcAATATTCATATCTTTAGAATATTCCATTAGGGACAAAATATCCAGGCAAGTAACTGACACTGAAGTTGTAGAAACTTCTTAAGGAGAGTAAATTCCAGCACCAACAAGCAACATTGTTGTAATGTTTATAGTAAGTTACAGCACAAGCTCCTAGGAAACCTGATCTGCTCCTCCAGGTTCCTCCTACAGATTTCCTGGTTAAAAGGTTATCTGCCACACTTAGAAAAACTTCCACTAAGGCTCTGAAAAGTTTTCCAACACAAACAGGATGAACAGAGCCCCTGCCTCAGAATattctgggaatttttttccatgaaagtgGTTCACACACCTGTGAAACATTATGCACTTGCTATGGAAGTAGCTACTTAACCGTCTGAGCTTCTAACCTCCTGCCCAGAAGACAACTGAACAGAAGTAGAGCCAGCATTACAAGTGTAAAATATTTGGGATTCAGCAAGCAAAATCTCACTTGGAAGACACCGGCCAGACTCGTTCATCTGCTTCTTGTGACAGTCAAAACAGTCCAAAGAAAGAGCGAGGAGAACCTCATGTCCCAGCTTTATCTGAAGAATTTGAGACGACAccatttttctgcttccttagATTCATTGCTCAATAACCACAGTGACCCTAGCAATTCTCTCCTTTTAAAAAGATGCAAAGGACAAAATACGAGTTCGCAGAGaaagaacagcaagaaaaatactgatCAAACAGGTCCAAACCCAAATGTTCTGCTCAGTTGACCCGGAAACATTTCAAATCTAAATTCAAAAACAATGAAAGCAGTTATCAAACCCTTATGCAAAGCAAGCAGTTTAACGCCACAAGCTTTTCAGAAAGGTAATACCGCACAGTCTTCGCGTTTATCTTCTGATTCTTACCGATGAAAACGTGTGTCCAAAGCTTATCCACTCTTTTTGCACCAGAACTTCAAAGCCTTCAACGGTTCTGTAGTAGCCGTCCAGCACGAGCACGGCCAGGGAGGTGAGCTGCGCCGTGCGGTCCCAGCCGGCGCCGCAGTGAACCGGCGCCGAGCTCTGGCCCGAGGACACCTCGTCTGGCACCTGAATGGCTCCCGTCAGCACCAGCTGCCCAGGAGCAAGACACACCAAACAAACGACACAGCTTATTTCTGCTCAAATCAGAACCATAGCTTCCTTTCTTTGTATCTGAATTAATGCTGTTTCCattaaaatacctgaaaagaGCAGTGTAAGTAGCTGGAGAATAATTTTCTAGGAGACCAAGGGAATTGCTTGCataaaaatagagaaacagATTGGTTCCCTAATCCCTTAGTAAGATCACATTCACCTCATGGTAAATTCTTAAAAAATGGGGCAGAAAACAGTAACCTTGATCAACCAAAGGACATAAgcttctttttcaaagaaagaggGGATTTACCATAGGATATACTCTCTCCAAAAATTCAGTGTTATTTCATTTGACTCCTTTCTTTGAACTAAATGACTGAATTATCTCAGATATTGGAAAAAAGAGCTTGCACCCTTCTAATCtacttatttttccaaatattaaaTTAAGATCAAAATTCTATTAAGTAGGAGTCATTACATAATACTCTAATTACTTTTGCACAGCTGTACTTGAGGCAAAAGATTCAAAGGCCAACTAGCAGGAACACTGGTGAACTACCAGCCTAAGTATTTTATTTGTGCTACCAGATGAAAACTACAAAACTTAagaattgatttaaaaaacaataattCACAAGATAAGTCACAGACACACAACTCAAGTATTTACTAGTATTTCACAATGACAGTCATCTGTAGGCCTGTACTgcaagaaaccaaaataaatcagTTCTCGCTCACGTAAAGCAGATCAAAGAAAGCATTCCTCTACTAAAGATTCTTGAAGCAGACAACAAACATTCAATGTCACCTGCTGTTGCTTAGTTATGAGTCTTAGAGTAACATACTCTAAGATTAGTTGGCTAAAAAAGCCAACACTCAGCAATGTTGTTTTTGCAGTTCAAGTAGTTTGATGTGTTCTAGGACTGCGTCAAAGCTCAGCAAAGAAAGCAAGGATGATATGACAGATTTGGACAAACACTTTTcaaacaagcaaggaaaagtTACCTTGATATGTTCTAACCCATGCGTTGATTCCAGACTTGACAACCAATGTGATTCTTCCACATTAGGATAAACAATGTCCTTCAGCTTCTTCAAAGATTCCCACATGACATGATTATTGTGAAGGTCCCAGAAGAAAAGTTCTGCATTGGGATGCGCACCTTCACCTTCATATCCTCCCCCAGCTGCCTACAAACAAGAGAGCTGAAATTAACCTTAATCCCATAGACACCCTTTTCAACAGAACAAGAAAGGAATGAATGTCATTTGACATGGAAATAGACAAAAGTGATAAAATGTATGGCCAAATAAATTTAGGAGTTCAGTTAAGAAGAtacctttaatttaaaaatgatgTTCAAGATTCTTAGAGTCTGTCTTTAAGAAGTAAATTAGCAATAACATTAAGGTTTACGTTAAACTATCTTctctaaaatgaaattttagtgCTGAAGATTAGACATATGTTTAGACTGTTAAGCTATTAAGGGGCCACATAAGTAAAgtatcctgctgctgctctttcaaaacatttcacGGCCACCACTGCAGAGGATGTGCCTGGTcacaaaaggaagcagaaaaaccATACGCAATTTAAGGCACAAAGCCACCAATGAGACTTTCCAAAGATAAACAcggaattgtttgggttggaaaagacctttaagatcattgagtccaaccattaatccAGCagtgccaagcccaccactaaaccaccCCCTCAAATGCCACACCTTTTAAATgcttccagggacagtgattcaaccacttccctgcacagcctttccacaaataaaattttcctgatgtccaatttaaacctcccctggtgtaACTTGTGGCTATTTCCTCTTGCCCCGTCattt contains:
- the LOC131378467 gene encoding myotubularin-like, with amino-acid sequence MLMDEFKKSFLKLDGTQSGAAVILRCGQPLVAMSGKRNKDEERYLDIIREANGQISKLTIYDARPNVNAVANKAAGGGYEGEGAHPNAELFFWDLHNNHVMWESLKKLKDIVYPNVEESHWLSSLESTHGLEHIKLVLTGAIQVPDEVSSGQSSAPVHCGAGWDRTAQLTSLAVLVLDGYYRTVEGFEVLVQKEWISFGHTFSSDGSSYRVPDLLKMAAKRAGKIEDAKVCEHGLWAQTCLGHVQGVDFSEADLIGAYGGLRGARKKNGPLSGNDFTLNKDGDGCVGAVPGFRHRPLLAVGQSCSST